From a single Geotoga petraea genomic region:
- the ispD gene encoding 2-C-methyl-D-erythritol 4-phosphate cytidylyltransferase yields MNIGLIMSAGRGDRSGLKYPKQFYRIKHKSILKISVEKLFYNKNIDEVIIVTNDEFYKKTEEEIRNMGNIKLVTGGKTRQESVFNGLKYIKENYNNVKFVFIHDSARPFISEKLLNNVYRGVKENDSAIPVIDATETLSFVEKGIIKKMIDRNKIKIHQTPQAFNFEKIFSAYDELDGNLHNFTDDASIYLNKYNSVYTVKGDKMNVKLTTPEDFAIGEVIVDKRI; encoded by the coding sequence TTGAATATCGGATTAATTATGTCAGCTGGGAGAGGAGATCGTTCGGGTTTAAAATACCCTAAACAATTTTATAGGATAAAACATAAATCTATATTAAAAATATCTGTAGAAAAACTTTTTTACAACAAAAATATAGATGAAGTTATCATAGTCACCAATGACGAATTTTACAAAAAAACAGAAGAAGAGATAAGAAATATGGGAAATATAAAATTAGTAACAGGCGGAAAAACTAGACAAGAAAGTGTATTCAACGGTTTAAAATACATTAAAGAAAATTATAATAATGTAAAATTTGTTTTCATTCACGATTCAGCAAGACCTTTTATCAGTGAAAAACTTTTGAATAATGTATATCGAGGAGTTAAAGAAAATGATTCTGCCATTCCTGTTATAGATGCTACTGAAACTTTATCTTTTGTGGAAAAAGGGATAATTAAAAAAATGATCGATAGGAATAAAATCAAGATTCACCAAACGCCACAAGCCTTTAATTTTGAAAAAATTTTTTCGGCTTATGATGAATTAGATGGAAATTTACACAATTTCACTGATGATGCTTCAATATATTTGAATAAATATAATTCCGTTTATACTGTTAAAGGTGACAAAATGAATGTAAAATTAACTACTCCAGAAGACTTTGCTATTGGTGAGGTAATAGTAGACAAGAGAATTTAA
- a CDS encoding amidohydrolase, with protein MILSPKEFREELHKIPEVAFNEYKTTQFIVDNIRKAKEKYNSNLELFRLLETGLICVYTQNLGEEYTLFRADIDALPIKEKTGVDFSSKNNNMHACGHDVHSSILYGTILEVMKNDIKKNLIFVFQPAEEHGGGAEKILKTGFLDKYKIKNAFALHVTDEYDLGTISSTKGTLFASAMEFDVDFKGVAAHCARPDKGKNALDAARMFLDQIEKMPKNPEIPLVVGVGKMQAGNVRNIIAPTAKIEGTLRSTDSKSCEKYRENMKNILNGIENITGVETTFDMGSFYKEVIVDAELYDKVEEILKDEYKITDVGFKFTGEDFGFFTQKYPSFMFWLGTNEGQQFGLHNPQFLPSSKVINIGIDIFQKIIKNI; from the coding sequence ATGATATTATCTCCAAAAGAATTTAGGGAAGAATTGCATAAAATTCCAGAAGTCGCTTTTAACGAATATAAAACAACACAATTTATAGTAGATAACATAAGAAAGGCAAAAGAAAAATACAACTCCAACTTAGAACTATTTCGTCTTCTTGAAACTGGTTTGATATGCGTGTATACACAAAATTTAGGAGAAGAATACACTCTTTTTAGAGCAGATATAGACGCTCTTCCAATAAAAGAAAAAACAGGTGTAGATTTCTCTTCTAAAAACAACAACATGCATGCATGTGGACATGATGTGCATTCATCTATTCTTTATGGAACTATTTTAGAAGTTATGAAGAATGACATTAAAAAGAATCTAATATTTGTTTTTCAGCCTGCTGAAGAGCATGGTGGTGGTGCAGAAAAAATATTAAAAACAGGTTTTCTTGATAAATATAAAATAAAAAACGCTTTTGCGTTGCATGTTACTGATGAATACGACCTTGGTACTATTTCATCCACAAAAGGAACATTGTTTGCTTCTGCCATGGAATTTGATGTTGATTTCAAGGGAGTTGCAGCTCATTGTGCCAGACCAGATAAAGGCAAAAACGCTTTAGACGCAGCAAGAATGTTTTTAGACCAAATAGAAAAAATGCCAAAAAATCCAGAAATTCCTTTGGTTGTTGGTGTTGGTAAAATGCAAGCAGGTAATGTTAGAAACATAATTGCTCCTACGGCTAAAATTGAAGGAACTTTAAGAAGTACAGATTCAAAATCTTGTGAAAAGTATAGAGAAAATATGAAAAATATTCTAAATGGGATAGAAAATATAACAGGTGTTGAAACAACATTTGATATGGGCTCATTTTATAAAGAAGTCATTGTTGATGCGGAATTATATGACAAGGTAGAAGAAATTTTGAAAGACGAATATAAAATAACTGATGTAGGATTCAAATTTACAGGAGAAGATTTTGGATTTTTTACCCAAAAATATCCTTCTTTTATGTTTTGGCTTGGAACAAACGAAGGGCAACAATTTGGTTTACACAATCCACAATTCTTACCTTCTTCAAAAGTGATAAATATTGGCATAGATATATTTCAAAAGATAATAAAAAACATTTGA
- a CDS encoding aspartate aminotransferase family protein, giving the protein MRYLEMYTPYKINVKSAEGIYIYDINGNKYIDTFSGIGVMALGHTNKKVNEAIIKKLKKHSHLSNFFLDENTEEVAELLTDKDEKVFFTNSGTESMEFALKTVKKIIGDSKILYFSNSFHGRTLGALSVNGFENLTKPFKPLLPNTIKCEFNNLEELKNIFSKIKDIKAIVFEVIQGSGGIKLIDRDFIDLIREYSLKNNSILIADEIQSGLYRTGYKYAFEEFDVEPDIITLAKALGGGIPLGAVVMKDKIAKHLEKGDHGSTFAPNPLAIAASKIVLEELQKINGEINEKGTYLIKKLETIKSDKIKEIRGKGLMVGIELKESDEGLIEKGIKNGLLINVLQNKVIRLLPALNITYSEIDKIVERLRCIL; this is encoded by the coding sequence ATGAGATATTTAGAAATGTACACTCCATATAAAATAAATGTAAAAAGTGCTGAAGGAATATATATATATGATATTAATGGAAATAAATATATAGACACATTCTCCGGAATAGGTGTAATGGCGCTTGGACACACAAACAAAAAAGTTAATGAGGCTATAATAAAAAAACTAAAAAAACATTCTCATTTGTCTAATTTTTTCCTCGATGAAAACACAGAGGAGGTTGCTGAACTTCTCACTGATAAAGATGAAAAGGTGTTTTTTACAAATTCGGGTACAGAGTCAATGGAATTTGCGCTAAAAACTGTTAAAAAGATAATTGGTGATTCAAAAATTCTTTATTTTTCAAACTCTTTTCATGGAAGAACACTGGGGGCATTGTCTGTGAATGGATTTGAAAATTTAACTAAGCCATTTAAACCTTTATTGCCAAACACAATAAAATGTGAGTTCAACAATTTAGAAGAATTGAAAAATATATTTTCTAAAATTAAAGATATAAAGGCTATTGTTTTTGAAGTGATCCAAGGTTCAGGAGGAATAAAACTAATAGATAGAGATTTTATTGATTTAATACGTGAATATTCATTAAAAAATAATTCTATTTTAATTGCAGATGAAATACAATCCGGACTGTACAGAACAGGATACAAGTATGCTTTCGAGGAATTTGATGTAGAACCAGATATAATTACCCTTGCTAAAGCACTTGGTGGGGGGATACCCCTTGGTGCAGTTGTTATGAAAGATAAGATAGCAAAACATCTTGAAAAAGGAGATCACGGTTCTACTTTTGCCCCGAATCCTTTGGCCATCGCAGCTTCAAAAATTGTTTTAGAAGAACTTCAAAAAATAAATGGAGAAATAAATGAAAAAGGGACTTATTTAATTAAAAAATTAGAAACAATTAAATCTGATAAAATTAAAGAAATAAGGGGCAAAGGTTTAATGGTAGGGATAGAGTTAAAAGAGAGTGATGAAGGCTTAATTGAAAAAGGAATAAAAAATGGTCTATTAATAAATGTTTTGCAGAATAAAGTAATTAGACTTCTTCCAGCTTTGAATATAACTTATTCTGAGATAGACAAAATTGTAGAAAGATTGAGGTGTATATTATGA
- a CDS encoding aspartate kinase has translation MNILVQKYGGSSLSSADKIKAIAKKISKRFEEYEKMIIVVSAMGKTTDELTNLAKEISDSKNPREMDMLLTTGEQITASLMSIALSDLGLKAKSINAHHAGITTNESYTKAIIQDFDKNKIEKHLKDNDILVLTGFQGVTDDGDYTTLGRGGSDTSAVAVASIFNTDCEIYSDFPGIYTVDPKEYPKAKKISVISYDEMLEMSKLGAKVLHSRAVELAKKYKTKIYCGASFSDEKGSVIMDVGFEAPVVTGLSLDDNQIQVNVLNLPNNYKFVNDIFESASKYNINIDMISIIYHEKSIDMSFSVVDESIEEVKNYLDKYTSEHDRITVEYKDKLTKLSIVGLGMKKEKGVAYRFFSRLNSIPIKLVTTSEIKISCLIEEKYKEKAVKELTEEFEL, from the coding sequence TTGAATATATTAGTTCAAAAATATGGTGGAAGCTCACTTTCATCTGCTGATAAAATTAAAGCTATAGCAAAAAAAATATCAAAAAGGTTCGAAGAATACGAAAAAATGATAATTGTTGTTTCTGCCATGGGAAAAACAACTGATGAGTTAACAAATTTAGCTAAAGAAATTTCAGATTCTAAAAACCCCAGAGAAATGGACATGTTGTTAACTACTGGAGAGCAAATAACAGCATCATTAATGTCCATAGCATTATCTGACTTAGGTTTAAAAGCAAAATCTATAAACGCTCATCATGCTGGGATTACCACAAATGAATCATATACAAAGGCTATAATACAAGATTTTGATAAAAATAAAATAGAAAAGCATTTAAAGGATAACGATATTCTTGTTTTGACAGGTTTTCAGGGGGTTACAGATGATGGAGATTACACCACTTTGGGCAGAGGCGGTTCAGATACTTCAGCAGTAGCTGTAGCCTCTATATTTAACACAGATTGTGAGATATACTCTGATTTCCCAGGTATATACACAGTTGATCCAAAAGAATACCCTAAAGCAAAAAAGATATCTGTTATTTCATATGATGAAATGTTGGAAATGTCAAAATTAGGAGCTAAAGTGTTGCATTCAAGAGCAGTTGAATTGGCAAAAAAATACAAAACTAAGATATATTGTGGAGCATCATTTAGCGATGAAAAAGGAAGTGTAATAATGGATGTAGGTTTTGAAGCTCCTGTGGTAACAGGATTGAGCCTTGACGATAACCAAATACAAGTAAATGTTTTGAATTTACCAAATAACTATAAATTTGTAAACGATATTTTCGAATCGGCATCAAAATACAATATAAACATAGATATGATAAGTATCATATACCATGAAAAAAGTATTGATATGTCGTTTTCTGTAGTAGATGAAAGCATAGAAGAAGTAAAAAATTATTTAGATAAATACACATCAGAACATGATAGAATAACAGTGGAATATAAAGATAAACTCACTAAATTATCTATAGTTGGATTGGGAATGAAAAAAGAAAAAGGAGTGGCATATAGGTTCTTTAGTAGACTGAATTCCATTCCAATAAAGTTGGTTACTACTTCGGAAATAAAAATTTCTTGCTTGATAGAAGAAAAATATAAAGAAAAAGCAGTAAAAGAATTAACTGAGGAATTTGAATTATGA
- the dapD gene encoding 2,3,4,5-tetrahydropyridine-2,6-dicarboxylate N-acetyltransferase, with protein sequence MNSKEIIDFISNSEKKTPIKLYIRGKNLDKILSTYEYYGDEISGVVFCEYKDLAEIKESLKDDLDSYRVEMDRLNSAIPLADYSKFNARIEPGVHIRDMVEIGDGCVIMMGAVLNIGAQIGKNTMIDMNVVLGGRATVGENCHIGAGTVLAGVIEPPSADPVVVEDDVLIGANAVVLEGVKIGKGSVVAAGSVVVNDVPKNTLVAGVPAKEIKKIDMKTKAKTQMILSLRQL encoded by the coding sequence ATGAACTCAAAAGAAATAATAGATTTTATATCAAACTCAGAGAAGAAAACGCCAATAAAACTCTATATAAGAGGAAAAAATTTGGATAAAATATTATCTACATACGAATACTATGGAGATGAAATTTCGGGAGTTGTTTTTTGCGAGTATAAAGATTTGGCAGAAATAAAGGAATCTTTAAAAGATGATTTAGATAGCTATAGAGTTGAAATGGATAGATTGAATTCTGCTATTCCATTGGCCGATTATTCTAAATTTAACGCAAGAATAGAACCTGGAGTACACATAAGAGATATGGTTGAAATTGGTGATGGCTGTGTGATAATGATGGGAGCTGTTTTGAATATTGGTGCTCAAATTGGTAAAAACACTATGATCGATATGAACGTTGTTTTGGGAGGTAGGGCCACTGTAGGGGAAAATTGCCATATAGGAGCCGGAACTGTTTTGGCAGGAGTTATAGAACCTCCCAGCGCTGATCCAGTAGTGGTTGAAGATGATGTTTTGATTGGTGCCAATGCAGTAGTTTTAGAAGGTGTGAAAATAGGTAAAGGTTCTGTTGTGGCAGCGGGATCTGTTGTTGTAAACGATGTTCCAAAAAATACCTTGGTTGCAGGAGTCCCTGCAAAAGAAATAAAAAAAATAGACATGAAAACAAAGGCAAAAACTCAAATGATTTTAAGTTTGAGGCAGTTATAG
- a CDS encoding 4-hydroxy-tetrahydrodipicolinate reductase has translation MKYGLIGYSGKMGKAIKELFDKNGHKLVYWKDSEKEEEIEKPEIIIDFSIKSAFLETLRIIEEKEVPLIIGTTGLDENDFEKLREISKKVPVIQSFNFSIGINIMTELLKKMNDFIDDSYDIEITETHHRFKKDKPSGTAILLKNIIDKEVEEIHSKRLGSEFGEHEIEFATTGEIIKLTHRAYSREAFTKGVLLSAKRINNLENGLYTFKEILMR, from the coding sequence ATGAAATACGGTCTAATAGGTTATTCTGGGAAAATGGGAAAAGCTATAAAGGAACTGTTTGATAAAAATGGGCATAAATTAGTTTATTGGAAAGATTCTGAAAAGGAAGAAGAAATAGAAAAACCTGAAATAATAATAGATTTTTCGATTAAAAGTGCTTTTTTAGAAACGCTAAGAATTATAGAAGAGAAAGAAGTCCCTCTAATAATTGGGACAACGGGATTAGATGAAAATGATTTTGAAAAACTAAGGGAAATATCAAAAAAAGTACCTGTCATACAGAGCTTTAACTTTTCAATAGGTATAAACATTATGACAGAACTTTTGAAAAAGATGAACGACTTTATTGACGATTCTTATGATATTGAGATTACCGAAACTCATCATAGGTTCAAAAAAGACAAACCATCTGGAACAGCTATTTTGTTAAAAAACATTATAGATAAAGAGGTTGAAGAAATCCATTCTAAAAGACTTGGTTCGGAATTTGGTGAACATGAAATTGAATTTGCAACCACTGGGGAAATAATAAAACTAACACACAGAGCATATTCAAGAGAAGCTTTTACAAAAGGTGTGTTATTAAGTGCCAAAAGAATAAATAATTTAGAAAATGGACTATATACATTCAAAGAAATTTTAATGAGATAA
- the dapA gene encoding 4-hydroxy-tetrahydrodipicolinate synthase, with product MFRGVGTALITPFKDNGEIDYKKYEALLEFQIQNEIDALIVLGTTGESPTISIEERRELTKIAVKMSNGQVPVIVGTGSNDTEKVLKLNKIAEEDGADGLLIVTPYYNKTNQAGLVKNYNYIAENTSLPIILYNVPSRTGVNILPETAKELSKIENIVAIKEASGDMSQVLKTINLCSSKMKVLSGNDDQAFPLILSGGDGVISVFSNLAPKAMKQITTNIFESDYQKAREIFYKYLNLMNLMFIDVNPIPIKFAMSKIGLSNNNLRKPLFKLSKEKEELILQEMRKLGMI from the coding sequence ATGTTTAGAGGTGTTGGAACAGCTTTAATAACCCCTTTTAAAGACAATGGGGAAATAGATTACAAAAAATACGAAGCTTTGCTTGAATTTCAAATACAGAATGAAATAGATGCTTTGATAGTTTTAGGAACTACTGGAGAATCTCCAACAATTTCAATTGAAGAGAGAAGAGAATTAACTAAGATAGCTGTCAAAATGTCCAATGGTCAAGTACCAGTTATAGTTGGGACAGGTTCAAATGACACCGAAAAAGTACTTAAGCTCAACAAAATAGCTGAGGAAGATGGAGCAGATGGTTTGTTAATTGTAACCCCTTATTACAACAAAACAAATCAAGCAGGACTTGTAAAAAATTATAACTATATAGCAGAAAATACAAGTCTACCAATAATACTCTACAATGTCCCTTCAAGAACAGGGGTTAACATATTGCCTGAAACTGCAAAAGAACTATCCAAAATAGAAAATATAGTGGCAATTAAAGAAGCAAGTGGTGATATGAGCCAGGTTTTGAAGACAATAAATCTTTGTTCTTCCAAAATGAAGGTTTTATCTGGTAACGATGATCAAGCTTTTCCTCTAATTCTTTCAGGAGGAGACGGAGTTATATCAGTATTTTCAAATTTGGCTCCAAAAGCTATGAAACAGATAACAACTAATATATTTGAAAGCGATTATCAAAAAGCAAGAGAAATTTTTTATAAATATTTGAATTTGATGAATTTGATGTTTATAGATGTAAACCCCATTCCAATAAAATTTGCGATGTCAAAAATTGGATTGTCAAACAACAATCTAAGAAAACCTTTATTTAAATTATCAAAAGAAAAAGAAGAGTTAATATTACAAGAAATGAGAAAGTTGGGAATGATATGA